One stretch of Jiangella gansuensis DSM 44835 DNA includes these proteins:
- a CDS encoding GMC family oxidoreductase N-terminal domain-containing protein produces the protein MRDVIVIGAGGGGPVVAKELAARGLDVLVLEAGPRHADPQREWTHYENDANNPLTGFLRFGPADRGAPAWYRETPQNSFIWQLSGVGGTTQHYFGNCPRAYPGVFSGYDGPDRDAYDTAHLFPFTYEELVPYFEWVEATLPVQTAAMGTKEQVFFRGCEGVGLPVQTSKTTTEDSFRPQQNAILQPGGWAGKVTGRDDPRLRFPEATGCTFCGYCMQGCSKPAGAPRNLAAKRSTDNSYVPMALTANAWAPGGRAAELIADAVVTRIHTSDRGGTVEASGVTWRVGATGETHREDARVVVLAAGCTESPRLWLNSGLPNPNDWVGRGYTDHFFDWVIGLFDEDTGSSRGAASAARADFPGRGGMENVGLTPGLQQFAAVFSDSGIRGHYGNGRGPTGPWDGAAGRMIGPELKDALMNGVDRLLNILVITDDDVEAQNRVTLSALPADEHGPVPKVRFHQRSRSARTLRNREWVTARAAETLRAAGATKVVRVDWPPLLLHVQSSMRMGTSEADSVLDANAEARWVKRLFVADNSALANSLGGPNPTLTSQALATRTAEKIFATYFGGDPWVATESPVVSTDARVTEGLRERGLA, from the coding sequence ATGCGCGACGTCATCGTGATCGGCGCGGGCGGCGGCGGGCCCGTCGTCGCCAAGGAGCTGGCCGCCCGCGGCCTGGACGTGCTGGTGCTGGAGGCCGGGCCACGGCACGCCGACCCGCAGCGCGAGTGGACCCACTACGAGAACGACGCCAACAACCCGCTGACCGGGTTCCTCCGGTTCGGCCCTGCCGACCGCGGCGCGCCGGCCTGGTACCGGGAGACTCCGCAGAACTCGTTCATCTGGCAGCTGTCCGGCGTCGGCGGCACCACCCAGCACTACTTCGGCAACTGCCCGCGCGCCTACCCGGGCGTGTTCAGCGGCTACGACGGACCGGACCGCGACGCCTACGACACCGCGCACCTGTTCCCGTTCACGTACGAGGAGCTGGTGCCGTACTTCGAGTGGGTGGAGGCGACGCTGCCGGTGCAGACCGCCGCCATGGGCACCAAGGAGCAGGTGTTCTTCCGCGGCTGCGAAGGCGTCGGGCTGCCGGTCCAGACGTCGAAGACGACGACGGAGGACTCCTTCCGGCCGCAGCAGAACGCGATCCTGCAGCCCGGCGGGTGGGCCGGCAAGGTCACCGGCCGCGACGACCCGCGGCTGCGCTTTCCCGAGGCCACCGGCTGCACGTTCTGCGGCTACTGCATGCAGGGCTGCTCCAAGCCGGCCGGCGCCCCGCGAAACTTGGCCGCCAAGCGCTCCACCGACAACAGCTACGTGCCGATGGCCCTCACCGCGAACGCCTGGGCTCCGGGTGGCCGGGCCGCCGAGCTGATCGCCGACGCCGTCGTCACCCGCATCCACACGTCCGACCGCGGCGGCACCGTCGAGGCCTCCGGAGTGACGTGGCGCGTGGGCGCGACGGGTGAGACCCACCGGGAGGACGCCCGCGTCGTCGTCCTGGCCGCCGGCTGCACCGAGAGCCCGCGGCTGTGGCTGAACAGCGGGCTGCCCAACCCCAACGACTGGGTCGGCCGCGGCTACACCGACCACTTCTTCGACTGGGTCATCGGCCTGTTCGACGAGGACACCGGGTCCAGCCGGGGCGCGGCGTCCGCGGCCCGGGCGGACTTCCCCGGCCGCGGCGGCATGGAGAACGTCGGGCTGACCCCGGGCCTGCAGCAGTTCGCCGCCGTCTTCTCCGACAGCGGCATCCGTGGCCACTACGGCAACGGCCGCGGCCCCACCGGCCCCTGGGACGGCGCGGCCGGCCGGATGATCGGCCCGGAGCTCAAGGACGCCCTGATGAACGGCGTCGACCGGCTGCTCAACATCCTGGTGATCACTGACGACGACGTCGAGGCGCAGAACCGCGTCACGCTGTCGGCGCTGCCGGCCGACGAGCACGGACCGGTGCCGAAGGTCCGCTTCCACCAGCGATCCCGGTCGGCGCGGACCCTGCGCAACCGGGAGTGGGTCACGGCTCGGGCCGCCGAGACGCTGCGCGCGGCCGGCGCCACGAAGGTGGTCCGGGTCGACTGGCCGCCGCTGCTGCTGCACGTGCAGTCGTCGATGCGGATGGGCACGTCCGAGGCCGACTCGGTGCTGGACGCGAACGCGGAGGCGCGCTGGGTCAAGCGGCTGTTCGTGGCCGACAACTCGGCGCTGGCGAACTCGCTGGGCGGCCCGAACCCGACGCTGACGTCGCAGGCGCTGGCGACCCGGACCGCGGAGAAGATCTTCGCGACGTACTTCGGCGGCGACCCGTGGGTGGCCACGGAGTCGCCGGTGGTGTCGACCGACGCCCGGGTGACCGAGGGCCTGCGCGAGCGTGGCCTGGCCTGA
- the trpB gene encoding tryptophan synthase subunit beta has protein sequence MDTTPGGGHVLAADRPGRFGPYGGRYVPEALVAALDELDREYTAAAQDPTFTAELDHLLTTYSGRPTPLTEAKRFSAEAAAGARVLLKREDLNHTGSHKINNVLGQALLTKRIGKQRVIAETGAGQHGVATATAAALMGLECVIYMGEEDTRRQALNVARMQLLGATVVPVSTGSRTLKDAINEALRDWVTNVETTNYVFGTVAGPHPFPTLVRDLQRIIGVEARQQVLDLTGRLPDAVAACVGGGSNAIGIFHAFIDDADVALYGFEAGGDGVATGRHAATITAGSPGVLHGARSYLLQDDMGQTIESHSISAGLDYPGVGPEHSWLKDAGRAVYEPVDDAEAMEAFRLLCRTEGIIPAIESSHALAGARRLGERLGPDAVIVVNLSGRGDKDVDTAAKWFGIMDEAGDVATVASREASGGEPA, from the coding sequence GTGGACACCACACCCGGCGGCGGGCATGTCCTGGCCGCTGACCGTCCTGGCCGCTTCGGACCGTACGGGGGGCGGTACGTCCCCGAGGCCCTGGTCGCGGCGCTGGACGAGCTGGACCGTGAGTACACGGCCGCCGCTCAGGATCCGACTTTCACCGCCGAGCTCGACCATCTGCTCACCACGTACAGCGGCCGCCCCACGCCGCTCACCGAGGCGAAGCGGTTCAGTGCGGAGGCCGCGGCCGGCGCGCGCGTCCTGCTCAAGCGCGAGGACCTCAACCACACCGGATCCCACAAGATCAACAACGTGCTGGGGCAGGCGCTGCTGACCAAGCGCATCGGCAAGCAGCGGGTCATCGCCGAGACCGGCGCCGGCCAGCACGGCGTCGCCACCGCCACCGCCGCGGCGCTGATGGGCCTGGAGTGCGTCATCTACATGGGCGAGGAGGACACTCGGCGGCAGGCGCTCAACGTCGCCCGGATGCAACTGCTCGGCGCCACGGTCGTGCCGGTGAGCACCGGCTCGCGCACCCTCAAGGACGCCATCAACGAGGCGCTGCGCGACTGGGTCACCAACGTCGAGACCACCAACTACGTGTTCGGCACAGTCGCCGGCCCGCACCCGTTCCCGACGCTCGTGCGCGACCTGCAGCGCATCATCGGTGTCGAAGCGCGCCAGCAGGTCCTCGACCTCACCGGCCGGCTGCCCGACGCCGTCGCCGCCTGTGTTGGAGGTGGCTCCAACGCCATCGGCATCTTCCACGCGTTCATCGACGACGCCGACGTCGCCCTCTACGGCTTCGAGGCCGGCGGCGACGGCGTCGCGACCGGCCGGCACGCGGCCACCATCACCGCCGGCAGCCCGGGCGTGCTGCACGGGGCGCGCTCGTACCTGCTGCAGGACGACATGGGGCAGACCATCGAGTCGCACTCCATCTCCGCCGGCCTGGACTATCCGGGCGTCGGGCCGGAGCACTCGTGGCTCAAGGACGCCGGCCGCGCCGTCTACGAGCCGGTCGACGACGCCGAAGCGATGGAGGCGTTCCGGCTGCTGTGCCGGACCGAGGGGATCATCCCGGCCATCGAGAGCTCGCACGCGCTGGCCGGTGCCCGCCGGCTGGGGGAGCGGCTGGGGCCGGACGCCGTCATCGTCGTGAATCTCTCCGGCCGCGGCGACAAGGACGTCGACACCGCCGCGAAGTGGTTCGGCATCATGGACGAGGCCGGCGACGTCGCGACGGTGGCCAGCCGCGAGGCGTCAGGAGGGGAACCAGCATGA
- the trpA gene encoding tryptophan synthase subunit alpha: MTTSVAFEKARAEGRAALVGYLPAGYPSVEGSIAALKAMIQAGVDVVEVGLPYSDPLIDGPVIQTAVDSALRAGTTTTDVLRVVEAVAATGAPAVVMSYWNPLDRYGAAAFARDLAAAGGAGVITPDLTPDADDTWIPAAREHGLDTVFLVAPSSTDARIAMTTAACRGFVYATSVMGVTGTRDQVGDAAAALVSRTKAATDLPVAVGLGVSNAGQAAEIAGFADGVVAGSAFVRRLLEAPDDAAGVAAVAELAGELAEGVRRR; encoded by the coding sequence ATGACCACGTCGGTCGCCTTCGAGAAGGCACGCGCCGAAGGCCGGGCCGCGCTGGTCGGTTACCTGCCGGCCGGTTACCCGAGCGTTGAAGGGTCCATCGCGGCGCTCAAGGCGATGATCCAGGCCGGCGTCGACGTCGTCGAGGTCGGACTGCCCTACAGCGACCCGCTCATCGATGGGCCGGTCATCCAGACTGCGGTCGACAGCGCGCTGCGGGCCGGCACCACGACGACAGACGTGCTGCGGGTGGTCGAGGCGGTCGCCGCCACCGGCGCGCCGGCCGTCGTCATGTCGTACTGGAACCCGCTGGACCGCTACGGCGCGGCGGCGTTCGCCCGCGACCTCGCCGCGGCCGGTGGCGCCGGCGTCATCACCCCGGACCTCACCCCGGACGCCGACGACACCTGGATCCCGGCCGCCCGCGAGCACGGCCTCGACACCGTGTTCCTGGTGGCGCCGTCGTCCACCGACGCCCGCATCGCCATGACCACGGCCGCCTGCCGCGGCTTCGTCTACGCCACCTCCGTCATGGGCGTCACCGGCACCCGCGACCAGGTCGGCGATGCCGCCGCCGCGCTGGTGTCACGCACCAAGGCGGCCACCGACCTGCCGGTCGCGGTCGGGCTGGGCGTGTCGAACGCCGGCCAGGCCGCCGAGATCGCCGGGTTCGCCGACGGTGTCGTCGCCGGGTCCGCGTTCGTGCGGCGGCTGCTCGAGGCGCCCGACGACGCCGCCGGTGTCGCGGCGGTGGCGGAGCTGGCCGGCGAACTCGCCGAGGGAGTGCGTCGGCGGTGA
- a CDS encoding DsbA family protein, translated as MASKKEQARERAARLRAEAEERARLERRRERILRFGISAVVLVAVVGLVVFLVRDDGPEGTGAVPSGATAAGVMVGDENAPVTVDYWFDFQCPFCGEFEAENGPVLEDVVADGTARVAYHPAAFLGDESDRATNAFGCAVDAGRPVGYLTELFANQPPENSGGYTEDDLVAAGEAVGLDDPEFESCVRDGTYADWGEQVLEEFRDAGHESTPTVLISGDELEDPAGLSADEFRAAIQEATPTSQ; from the coding sequence ATGGCCAGCAAGAAGGAACAGGCGCGGGAGCGCGCCGCGCGACTGCGCGCGGAGGCGGAGGAGCGGGCCCGGCTCGAGCGGCGCCGGGAACGCATCCTGCGCTTCGGCATCTCCGCGGTGGTACTGGTGGCCGTGGTCGGCCTGGTGGTGTTCCTGGTCCGCGACGACGGCCCCGAAGGCACCGGCGCCGTCCCGTCCGGTGCCACCGCCGCCGGCGTCATGGTCGGCGACGAGAACGCGCCCGTCACCGTCGACTACTGGTTCGACTTCCAATGCCCGTTCTGCGGCGAGTTCGAGGCCGAGAACGGACCGGTGCTCGAGGACGTCGTAGCCGACGGCACCGCGCGCGTCGCGTACCACCCGGCAGCGTTCCTCGGCGACGAGTCCGACCGCGCCACCAACGCGTTCGGCTGCGCCGTCGACGCCGGCCGGCCGGTCGGGTACCTGACCGAGCTGTTCGCGAACCAGCCACCGGAGAACTCCGGCGGCTACACCGAGGACGACCTGGTCGCGGCCGGCGAGGCCGTCGGCCTGGACGATCCGGAGTTCGAGTCCTGTGTCCGCGACGGCACCTACGCCGACTGGGGCGAGCAGGTGCTGGAGGAGTTCCGCGATGCCGGACACGAGTCCACCCCGACCGTCCTGATCAGCGGCGATGAGCTGGAGGACCCGGCCGGCCTGAGCGCCGACGAGTTCCGCGCCGCGATCCAGGAGGCTACGCCTACGTCACAGTAG
- a CDS encoding DsbA family protein, which translates to MSSKKAEARERIKAMREEQARQERRRERMMRYGVAVAVVAAVAIIAVAVAFSRGGDDGPVAVPAAAGAGSGLEVADDAQGILVGQPDAPVTIDYWMDFLCPHCADFEAANGTVIEEMVSSGQANIAYHPLTYTGGVYSSRANNAFACAADEDMADEFISAAFASQGTQWSTGSLVDLGEQVGIGGDYESCVRDDTYDDWSSNVEAGARDFEVTGTPTVFVNGELLDSTSWTPEGLQAAVTAAATGGTAETPAPTDGATAPAGETPAPGETPAPDATE; encoded by the coding sequence ATGAGCAGCAAGAAGGCCGAGGCACGCGAACGCATCAAGGCGATGCGCGAGGAGCAGGCCCGCCAGGAACGCCGTCGTGAGCGGATGATGCGCTACGGCGTGGCCGTGGCCGTCGTGGCCGCCGTCGCGATCATCGCGGTGGCGGTAGCGTTCAGTCGAGGCGGGGACGACGGCCCGGTGGCCGTTCCGGCGGCGGCGGGTGCCGGGAGCGGCCTCGAGGTGGCCGACGACGCGCAGGGCATCCTGGTCGGCCAGCCGGACGCGCCGGTCACCATCGACTACTGGATGGACTTCCTCTGCCCGCACTGCGCGGACTTCGAAGCCGCCAACGGCACGGTCATCGAGGAGATGGTCTCCTCCGGCCAGGCGAACATCGCCTACCACCCGCTGACCTACACCGGCGGCGTGTACTCCAGCCGGGCCAACAACGCGTTCGCCTGCGCCGCCGACGAGGACATGGCCGACGAGTTCATCAGCGCCGCCTTCGCCTCCCAGGGCACCCAGTGGTCCACCGGCTCCCTGGTCGACCTCGGCGAGCAGGTCGGCATCGGCGGCGACTACGAGTCGTGCGTTCGCGACGACACCTACGACGACTGGTCCAGCAACGTCGAGGCCGGTGCCCGCGACTTCGAGGTGACCGGCACCCCGACGGTGTTCGTCAACGGCGAGCTCCTGGACTCCACGTCGTGGACCCCGGAGGGCCTGCAGGCGGCGGTGACGGCTGCCGCCACCGGCGGCACGGCCGAGACCCCGGCGCCGACCGACGGCGCCACCGCACCGGCGGGCGAGACGCCGGCCCCGGGCGAGACCCCGGCGCCCGACGCGACCGAGTAA
- the lgt gene encoding prolipoprotein diacylglyceryl transferase — protein sequence MITTAVLPASIPSPADGSWNIGGFELRAYALCIMAGIVLAIWLGNRRWLARGGEPGVVADIAVWAVPFGIVGARLYHVITDNHLYFREGRDPWQALKIWEGGLGIWGGVALGGLGVWIACRRRGVPFAAMADALAPGILLAQAVGRWGNWFNQELFGKPTDLPWGLEIDPAHRPAGYADVETFHPTFLYESLWAVAVALLLMWADKRFRLGHGRVFALYVAGYTLGRGFWEYLRIDPANEIFGVRINLWVTVVIFLAAVAFFIWSSRRHPGREDPEELRGFYDQYDPFADGDDAKGRSGDDDAAFSLPDDDDGDGVKSRDSTSEDAKPEDVNAAAAKPGEDAKAEPVNAEDAKPEDAKPEDAKPEDTARTSAAKKVVPTASTTTTPATSASTDTPDPDPAEATKAASPAAKTTAAKATPAKKATTAKKATTAKKATTAKKATTAKKATTAKKSATAKKSATAKKATTADEGSTDGTPSRDDRG from the coding sequence GTGATCACGACGGCCGTGCTGCCCGCGTCCATCCCGAGCCCCGCCGACGGCTCCTGGAACATCGGCGGGTTCGAGCTGCGGGCGTACGCGCTGTGCATCATGGCCGGCATCGTGCTGGCCATCTGGCTGGGCAACCGGCGCTGGCTCGCGCGCGGCGGCGAACCGGGCGTCGTCGCCGACATCGCGGTCTGGGCGGTGCCCTTCGGCATCGTCGGCGCCCGGCTGTACCACGTCATCACCGACAACCACCTGTACTTCCGCGAGGGCCGCGACCCCTGGCAGGCGCTGAAGATCTGGGAAGGCGGGCTGGGTATCTGGGGCGGCGTCGCGCTCGGCGGCCTGGGTGTCTGGATCGCCTGCCGCCGCCGCGGCGTGCCGTTCGCCGCCATGGCCGACGCCCTCGCCCCCGGCATCCTGCTCGCCCAGGCCGTCGGCCGGTGGGGCAACTGGTTCAACCAGGAACTGTTCGGCAAGCCCACCGACCTCCCGTGGGGCCTCGAGATCGACCCGGCCCACCGGCCGGCCGGCTACGCCGACGTCGAGACCTTCCACCCCACGTTCCTGTACGAGTCGCTGTGGGCGGTGGCGGTCGCGCTTCTGCTGATGTGGGCCGACAAGCGGTTCCGGCTGGGTCACGGCCGGGTGTTCGCCCTGTACGTGGCCGGCTACACACTCGGACGCGGGTTCTGGGAGTACCTGCGGATCGACCCGGCCAACGAGATCTTCGGCGTCCGCATCAACCTGTGGGTCACCGTGGTCATCTTCCTGGCCGCTGTCGCGTTCTTCATCTGGTCGTCGCGCCGGCACCCCGGACGTGAGGACCCCGAGGAACTGCGCGGCTTCTACGACCAGTACGACCCGTTCGCCGACGGCGACGATGCGAAGGGCAGGAGCGGGGACGACGACGCCGCCTTCAGCCTCCCCGACGACGATGACGGCGACGGCGTGAAGTCCCGCGACTCGACCTCCGAGGACGCGAAGCCCGAGGACGTGAACGCCGCCGCCGCGAAGCCGGGCGAGGACGCGAAAGCCGAGCCCGTGAACGCCGAGGACGCGAAGCCCGAGGACGCGAAGCCCGAGGACGCGAAGCCCGAGGACACCGCGCGCACGAGCGCGGCGAAGAAGGTCGTGCCGACAGCGTCCACGACGACCACGCCGGCCACCTCCGCCAGTACCGACACGCCCGACCCGGACCCGGCCGAGGCGACGAAGGCCGCCAGCCCGGCAGCCAAGACGACCGCCGCCAAGGCGACGCCGGCCAAGAAGGCGACCACGGCCAAGAAGGCGACCACGGCCAAGAAGGCGACCACGGCCAAGAAGGCGACCACGGCCAAGAAGGCGACCACGGCCAAGAAGTCGGCCACGGCCAAGAAGTCGGCCACGGCCAAGAAGGCGACCACGGCCGATGAGGGCAGCACGGACGGCACACCGTCCCGGGACGACCGGGGCTGA